Below is a genomic region from Xiphophorus hellerii strain 12219 chromosome 1, Xiphophorus_hellerii-4.1, whole genome shotgun sequence.
TAGATGGAAACTATTCAAAGCACAATTTGAGAACCTTGGTATCTTTACTGTAGCAGTTTTAGTATGTTAGTTgatattaattgtattttaaaaagccaaagTCGAAGGATCATAAGCCTGAAGTTGTCTGATGtcctaaaaataaagtaattgcccttttgtgaaaaagttaagaAACCGAAATAATAAAATGCCAAAAAGTAAGGTTTGATGTAGCAAATAGGAGCTGAAGAATGTCAATTTGTTATAAATTAATGTAAAGCCATAGTGTGCACATCATAAACATTATTAGATGTATtgccttaaaaaacaaaacacttttccatattccatttcattttcaagtcCTGGAAAATCGTCAAATAAAGATCCAGACAATTCAGCACCTATGTATGAACCCTGTAAACTCAATACGCATCACGTATGATTAGAAAATCTAAACCCAATATCTGAATACAAAGGAATTGGTTACTGACTGCTCTATTTTCTGATAACTCAAGTAGATATGGTTACCATAGAAACTGTTTAAATGAAGTATCCCCAACAGTCcttatttattctgtaaaaGGAATCAACATGATAGGGGAAGAACACTTGGCAGCGGAAATAGCCGTTACCTAAAGTATTAGTAAAATACACATAGTAATTTTCTGACGTACCAATCACAGACAAAGGTAAGCAGAAGATCACTCACAATAACACAGTATTCCTTGTCAGACTCCAAGCTCACAGTGGTCACATCACAGATATCGACACTGCCCAGCGAACGGAAAAAGCTCGTCTGACAATCCTGATGACAAGTTAGCAGCCTCTTGTCCGTCACCACCAGGCAACATGGGATACATGGGGTGGGGGCCACACCCTGAGGGATAACCTGTGGTAAAGGGGCTGTAGTTTTCATAGGTCCATATTCAATAGGAAATCATGCAACCAAAATAATGTCTGTTaaatccaacaaaaacaaaaagaataacagaagcaaatgaaaatgtttaatggaAGAAAACAAGAGTACAAGGTTCAAAAAGCTATTCATAAGAACATAGAAAGGggacaaatatttttgaaatacccTATTTAGCAAGGTAGctgaagaaaatgagaaaccTTTGCTTATAATGTCTGATACAGATGAAAATTgtacaaacattaaataaatccTGTCCATAataaggtttttcttttccaccatTCCTATGTTTATCCATAGAAATCTCTAACTTAAAACCAATGGATGCAAAATTTGTAATATGAACAGTGCATTATTCCAACTATCTCCACTTACCCCTTTGGAAACAGACTGACAGAGAAGCTGCATCCATTCGGCCATGTCCTGCTCATTATTGGCACTGAGTACCAGTGGGGGGCGCTCTGTCAAGATGACCTGGAAGGCGTGGGGACGCTCTGTGTTGTTGGAGCGACGGCACCCTCCACAGTGTTCCCCCCTGAGGACAAACAAAGAGGCGTCAAAACAGGGAGAGCCCCTCAGAGGGCATCATTTTCAATCTGGAAGTTGAGCTTTCTGAGACTTACCCCAAGGTGACAGACATCAGAGGGGTCACATCTGTCCTCTCTGCATACAAGTACAGAACCCCTTTGCTGCACAAAGAGAGAACAAACATTTAGCTCCATATACCGGATGACATTTGGACAGACTGTCAGAttaatattttcagtaaaacatgaaagaaacaaattataCAAGAAATTATATTATGTAATAAAACCTGTTCAAATGATATAGCACCACTCTCTGTCATTAGTACCCCTCTttaagtaatttccctgctgggatgaataaagtacttctataaTGTGAAAAAGccttaaaggtgcagtatgtaactttaataaGCGATATGTTtgttaatctgtgaaaaaaaaaaaaaatcaagctcctctgcttcCCTGTGTGGTCCCtcagccatctgcagaaatgcaccgctcttggtcaaaaacaaccaatcagagccaggaggagggtcttagtgctgtcaataaTGCTGTtcacactctctctctttctgctacgctacagctgGTTTCCCGTCATGAATGCTCAGCGTAGTTAGCATAACCACCAATGACAGagaataaatagtttttctccAACTGTAAGCTGTTTCTCCTCCATAAGCATACTGAGCAGTGCCACTacaagcttgattgacagcgcaAAGActctcctcttggctctgattggttgtttttggacCAAGAGCGGTGCACTTCTGTAGATGGTGATATTAGCACAAAGAGGAGATGAAGGAGCTAGTTTTTTTCGCATATtatctgtcacaacatggtaacagttttaacaaatatggagatgtatattgtttataaaagttactgcaACTTTTATACGAgtaaaaaatcttattttgagtacatttattcaggGGGGAGAAATCCTGCAAtagcaaaaaccaaaaaaatggtTATTGGTGgcaaaattaaattatataaaaatatcccAATGACTTAAAATCATACTTTACTTGATGAGGTTATGTAGGAACTTTCAATCTGTAATTtagaacttcctgtttcacagaggtagaaatataaaatgtcacattttctgtAGTCACACTTTAGAATAAGACATTAAAACATGCCATTTAGTCTGTTAATTCAGGAActcaaaaaaacccaaaacgaGTCAACTACAGTTTTGAAATTTTGCCCATAGCCACAGTCAGAGCAAGAATTAGATTCAAACTGGAATGGAGAAAATCAAGGCTGGATGGCAATTTAAGCTCATCTTCCCAGTAGAAGGAGATGGAAAATCTCCTAAGTGCAATGTTAGAGAACTCCAGTTTTGGTCCGAGGAGACAAAGACTCAGCTATTCAGCATAAAAACAACTGGAGGGGAGTttggaaaggaaaatatgaGCATGAGTATGGTCTGTACCCGAGGATGACGTAGCAGCTCTTCCACATCTCTTTACCGAGGTACGTGATCCCAGCCCTGTACTGCAGAGAACCTTCTTTGATATTGGAAGGGACACCAGAGGTGGGTGTGCCTCCTTGGGGAGACATGGTCATATCCATTGGGTCCTCCCAGTGAACCAGTGAATAAAGCTGGATAGACACTTCAGATACCTGAGAATAATAATAGACACTTCAGATACCTGAGAATAATAAGCAACAAATGTCATAATGATTGGAAGGTTTGGTTGTCGAAAGCTGCTACAGCACAAATCAGTTGTAACAATATTCTACCTCACAATGACACTCCTGAGAGACAAACTTATTCAAGGCCAGTTTTTCCATGGTGGCATCTGTCAGAACAGCTGGATATGGAGGCTCTCGACAACCGTGGACCATGGCGGACTTCAGCACAGACAGGAACCAGCTAAAAATGAAGGAGAAAGGAGATTGAATGCCAGTGGACAGGCAATCACTCAGTGAGAAGGAAACCAACACTTTTCCAAGATGAATGTTTGTCAGTGGCAGGAAGTAGGAGACAAGTCAGAAAAGATGAATGGAGAAATGTTTGAGATCTCCCAGATCAGAACCTTCTCTATAGGGTCACACTGATGTTCCAGCAGTTTCAAAATAGTGACCGGATACTTGGTCGTTTCTAAGCTTTATAATCTATCTCCTTTCATGTAAGGGTCACAGTTGGGACGAGATAGTTGAAACGCTGACACAATTGGTTGTGTTCAAGATGAAATGATTCCAAACTTTAGAGAATGCATAAGTGTTTGGTAGactgtattgttatttttatgtttttgtgatgtatgTAACAGATCTCTCTTGTAAATGAGACATTGACTCAAGAGATTTTTTCTGTATAAATAAAGGATAATATGTAAAGCAGTGTAATATTAAACTTCTGCAATGGACTACCTGATGAACAGTTGTGAATGCAAGACTTGGTTCACACACCAGCAAAATATCTGACTTTTATAAAGTCTACTGCTAGCAGTGGATAATATTTAGACTGAATTATGTTGGAAGCTTGTCAACAGCCAGAAAAAGCGACGTAGGTGAGGAATAGGTCACCATGGGATATCGAATCAAAAGTTTTAGACTGAAATCTTGTTAGATCATCATTTTCCAATAAAAAGGAGCACTTTacaagaaatgtataaaaaaacaaaagttaatttGACAATTCAGCCAATGGTGTAAATATCTGTCCAAAAAAAGGAACAGAATGAAATTGCATTTGCTACCTCTTTTAATACACAAAGAGAACGTATAAGTCaggaatattaataaaaaccaaTATAAGTGAATTTACACAGTCAGCGAGCCATCAGCTGTATCCAACAGGAACTTCCTTCTTCTGTTGGTGCAAACCAGCGCTATTGTCTGTTGGTCAAGGCCCACCTAAGGGGAAAAAATTAGATCTATCttgtttaaaacatattaagTAAATCTCCTGTTTTATCATTGTCAATCATTGCATTAGCAGTAATACAAAAGCAATAagtttagaagaaaaatataatataaatgtaGTGAAATCTATCTAGAAAAAATGAGATAAACTTGTGAGGTGCAGATGACTTACAGAGAGATAGTCGAGCTCATTATAGGAAACAGCATCTTCTACTGTGTAGGGTTTTTCAGCTGCTCCTAAAAATAATAGGCAGATATTAATGTACGCCAAATGAATCGCAAAATATATGATCCATGAACAAAACTCTGTGCAGCACACAAATTCTAAGGTTTCCCATGACATAGGGCTGGTGTCAGTTTTGGATATCAGAGCCAGAGGTGCTGGCTGATTATGTTATTTACTCACCCTTTCTTAGTAAGTAGATGTAacagtcagtcagcagcagatAAAGAGGCTGCAGGTCCCCCTCCATGTGACCTGTACTCATTCTCAACatctggaaaacacaaaatgaatggCAGAGAAATCCTTAGGGAGTTTTATTTGTCTCCAATGAAGCATTTACTATTGTTAGCATCTCCATGGAGGATTTACTGTGACGTTTTTATAATGTGAAGGAAAGCAGACAATTTTTATATACAGAGGTAGTCCTCATGGGCAGATTGTTCTTCCtgctttttgagaaaatttagAAGCAAATGTGGCAAagttagaacattttaaacatggtttctgcaggtttcaccaagtcaaatttaagacttttaaagaaatctttaagaccaattttaatgaaatttaagacctacaTCTCCACAGAAGAAGTGTGGATGTCATCCTGGAGATACATTTGAACTTAGCCACGATAGACACATATAAGCTAGCTAGGTAGCTAGGAAGGGTATTAGCAGGTAATTACTGGTAGCCTCAGTTGTCTCATGAGAGACAACTGAGGCTCTCATGAGAACGCTATGAAgattttgcctgacagaaaagtctagaaaaaataatacattgaatatatgaaatgaaataatcCTGTCAAGGCAAAATTGAAGACATATGATTAAAGGCCAACatacttctttttaaaataattttaagacattttaaagcctTACTTTTAGattaatgaatttaagactttaagtGCAGGCACCCTGATTATAGGCACCTCATGGTTGAAAAAGAGCAAACTTTTGTAATTTGTCAGTCTATAAGGAAGAAGTGTAAAAGGCATTGACAAAACTGTGGGCCTTGCAACATTTCCAAAGAAAGACTGTTTCATAGCCACTTCTAAGAGGACATAATAACATCAAAAGTTTCAActttcttaaagggacagagtGGAATTTTTGTTCtctacacattttatttgtgatgCCAAATCAATCTGTTAATCTGATTGTTGAACAATGAATTGAGACGTGACTCTCTTGAGGTTtagaaaaagtctgaaaaaagaaaagaaagcttcTTCCATCCTCACTCTGAAAAGTTGCTCCTCGTTCTCTCTGAACACATGGATCATGAGAAGAAGCAGGTGATTGTTGTCCACCCTGCAACGTGGATGAAGAGGATTAAATTTGCAATGAGAACCAGCACCAGAACAAATATCTGGTCATATCTTGACATCTTACTTGAACTCTGCTGGGTGAGAAATCTCAGAAGGACTGAGTTTCTCCTGTTGCTCCGTTTCCTCGGTTACAGATGTTCTGCCTGCTGAATCTCCCTCTACggtctcttcctcttcctcctccttcatgTGGAGCTTCCGTCCTGCTGGCTCTTCTGCTTCTTCCTCATCTTCAAGGCTACCTGAAAGAGTCTGTGACTGGCTTTGCTCTGTAGAGTCATTGTGGCCACCACTTGTGTCAGCAGAGTCTGTACTGTCGGTGGTAATGCAGCATAGGTCCGCAGACACACTAGAGGTCTGCAGGCAGTCTGGTCTGTCGGCCAGGGAGGAGTCAAACGTCTCTTGTGGAGTTGGGTCAGGAGGTTTTCCTTCGGAATCGTTGCGAAAGGGCTGCTGCACCGGAGTCAGGGACCTCTGATCACAGCTTTGATTGTGATCCTGTTCTTCAGGGGGTACCCAGGACCCGTTGAGCCTCTCCATGACATCACGGAGGGGTTGTCCAACGGTGTCCATGGAGGTGTCTGTCATCTCTGGGAGCCGAAGCAAGCCTTCCACCCCTTCTTCGCCCCCTTCCTCTACAATCACAGACCCCACTCTGCTCCTGCTCTGCTCTCCTTCACTGTCCAGTAGCGCTACAGTGGAGTTTATCGAGTCAACTTCTTGCGACATGCTGTGGTTCACAATCTCCTCATGTTCAGAGGACAGCGAGGCatggatgctgctgctggaatcCGTAGATCCCCTGCCACGTCGCTTCTTGGCTGGCTTCTTTCGTTTAGCCATCCTAGGACAGATAATGAAGATGGTAAATTTAGCTTCCCGCATAAGCAAAAGATGCTTCTTAAAGGTAAGACCCTAAAACATTCACTACCTGATGACTTCAAGCTCATTGCCATTGACCTCTGTCTCATCTTCGGTGGTGTTCCGACGGCTGGCTGCATGAACTGGTGTAACGTCCGCTGAGGTGTTCGTGTCAGAGTCCTCATTGAACGGGTTGTGTCGAGATGTGGGGCTGTTCGGGGAAAGGCGAGCAACCGTTTTCCCCACGGCTGTGCTGGTGACAACTACTGTGTCACTGACGACCGTCTGGGGATCAGAGCCAGTCGACCGTGGGCAGCTGGCCTGGTCGGTCAAGTCACCCTCTATTGTCAAGAGCCGCAAAAAGATAACTGAGTAAATGCAAATGCAGCTGTTGTCCAGGTTTATATCTAAAGAGTAAAGGAAATACACAGACTGCCTCTCCTGCATTGGTGGCAGCAGAATTTACGTCAATTGGCTTGTTGGTAAAAGTTACAGTGCCAatgaaaactttattacacTTATTAAAAGAATATTTGAGCTGTGCTGTCttcacaagtttgaatttacaTGGTAAAACATATGCTTAAGTGTTGAAAGTTGcagtaaaataacacatttttggAAGCATCAACAAGCTTCCAGCAGAATTTTCAAAGGCAgagttgataatttgtttaaactggTTGAGTTGTTTGGCACAGAACTCACTTTTAAGCATATTCTGGAAATTTAAAATCTCTGATATAAGGACGCTGATAGAAGCAATCCACTCCAGCATTTATATACTTCAGTGCTTGTATCTCACTGTCAGACATATTAGCTAGTTGTTCTCATACCTATTGCTGTCCACTATTGTTCTCTGTTTGAGTAGTATCACTTAATCAAGCCTTTTCTAACATCCCACActacaaaataagtaataaCTGTATGTATGGTTTGTGCTGATAATGTATTGAGTCAGTATCTGTGTCAGCCAATAGTCAAAGCTGCCATATTGGTATTGTATCGGAAAAAGAATAAACTGTATCAAGGCACCCCTGCCTCAAACCAACAGCTTGATGTTGGAAACTTTGACAAAACCAGGTATATCAACAGGCTTCAAAActgcttttgaaaataataaaaccagtCCATGCAACATTAAGTCTATGGAAGGGCaatttgtttaatatatttaaaagctgGGTCCCTATTGGTAAATCAGTTAGTTAAAAAAAGGTAACATTTCATAATAACGGAGGTTGAATATCCAGCCACAATTTTATCAGAAGCTTGTTGATGGCTCATGAATTATTTGGTTTCTCTGCAACCTACGAAGGGCTGCATAGAAAGCATCCAACAAGAatacatatgtatatttttttgttttgcatttgagcTTATGTGGACTAGAAAAATCAACTATTTCaaatagttacatttaattattcattACTGCCAAGTCAAAGAATTTGTTTGTTGTATAGTAATTgccaactgaaaaaaaacattcagttggTAATGCTTTTACCAACCCAGGAGATTTACAATCAAGTCAGGTGTATATAAACTTCTCACCAGCACCGTATTTACAAGGAACTGAtttggttttaatttcttttgtgcgtttttgcagtgttgcaATGCTGACCAACCAAACAAGTATACAGAAATACTGTGCATTTCCTCATTAGCATAGAAATAGCCAGTGTTAGGGCAAAGCAATCTAAATTTTTTAAagggttaaataaaaacaaaggcaCCACACAATATGAGACGTATCAGGCAGCGGGTTTCTTTGCAGAGTCACAGGCCCAGGTCAAGCAGTGTTACTGGAGCAGCTACAGCTAAAAGGCAAGGATAGAAACTGACAAATAACTGCTTATTCTCAAGCAATTTGAGAACCTAAAGTGTAATCTTAAGTATTTCAAATAAGTCACTTGTAAAActgattggctgattttcaACCAACACTACAGCTTAGCTGAACCTAGGCCAGTGAAAGACATCAACAGGAAGAAGATACACCATAATATGCAACACAGAGAGATACACAGTAAAGAGAGAAGCCTAGAAAGGACAAGGTGAGTACCAGCTGCTTCGGGCTTTCCCACTGCTGTGTCAACAGTTACGGAGAGTAAGCTTGAATGAGATAGTTCCCCAAATAAGCAACACATGCAGAACATGACAGACAGGTAACCCACCCAGCAATAAATTCCCAAATTAATGATTCACTTTATTGTGCATAAACAcagtttgtttcacttttttctattttgatttATGACATTTGAATAAGTACGACTACAAATGTatgaaataatataaatgtatttctatttattCTGCCCTTGGGTTTCATAGGCAACCCCAAAGGACCGTCTCTCCTCATctaataaaatttgttttaactgaATGGAACAACTTTTTATCTCGATCTGTCggaaatttgatttatttcatagTCTGTATGCAATATAGCAATAAAGGGACCATCCAAGTCAAACAACTATGAAAATTGCCAGAGGAGcataaacaggtttttcaatatTGGCAACATTGTATCTTTTaggaaataacataaaaaaatatgtatctatgatgatagtaataataataataacaacaacaacattttgCAGTGTTGCCAGGGGTGTTTTGGTAACATATATtaactttcttcaaatttaGAAGTTTACTTACATTTCCTTTGCATTTGATGGAGTTGCCTTTAAAGGTGGGCCAAATAATCTGGGTATCCTTCCACAAATTTCTCACAATAGTTAACTGAGCTTTGGTGTAACAGACTCAGGTTTGTAGGTCACCTTAGTTGCACATGGATCTATGATCAGGGCTTTGTGATGTCCATTCCTAAACACTGACTTTATCCTTCAGCCACCTTATAACAAATTTGCATTTGGAAGACTTATTTGACTCcaagctttaacttcctggtTGACCTCTTGAGATGCCCTCCAATATCTAGTTCTTTCTTCCTGAAGTGTTTCAGTGCATCGCACAGTTGGGATGTTGTTTCATGCTTGCAAGCTCATCCCCTTATCTCTCCAAATGTAACAATGGTTCTTGAATCTTTGTAAAAAGTTAAATTGCACCAGATCACGGGACACGTTTTTAAAAATCGTAATCTGGCTATTTATGTCGATTCTGTAgttacagatgttttctttctttctttaagaaTCTTATGCCAGCATCTTCACAAGGTTTCATGTTTTGTAATACTGATTAACTTAAACTAGGAACAGTCAGTTGATGCCAAAAAGTGAAGGAATAATTGTATTTATATAAAGTTTATGTAAATCTGTTTCAACTGTATCATTAATCCAATAAACATCAGAAAATAATGTGcttctttttctaaatgtgaTGAATCACTTAAAAGATATTTCtgtcaaattattaaaaaataataatctgagtTAAGGTATAACACGGTTTTAACAAGTGtttgaaaacagattaaatttcTCTGATAAATTAGCtcagatttccttaattttggctGATCAACTGATACTTACACATAAACCCGATAATATCCAATGAGCTATATTTAGagacttttcagacaaaaattgGCACTGGACAACATCGGAATCAGCAACTCAGGCTTTTTCAAGATTGGTGATCGGCAGGAAAACTACTATTGGTGCACACTTAATTATAACTGAAATGATCACTATGCTACATTATTTTTGCAGCAGTAAGgttgtgtttctttctgtttaaaacaaaagctttcAGAGCTTGTCATGCTTTattgtttgaaacattttgtctaAATTTAGTGAAGCTGTGGAATTCTTCCACAAAGTAAACAGATCATAATAATCTGATGCTGGCCACTACATAATTGCTTTTGACGTAAACACAGTATATTAAATATACTGCCTTAAATATCACAGAAAACTAAATCTTTCAGGACCAACTGCcaaaaacctttaattttttttgttccatttacttcatctttttcaaattcagataCATTATCTTGCATCAGTGGCTGTTTTACAGTTCAGGTTCCCAGCATGCATTTAATCCCAAGTTGTGCTCAAACTCATGCTATAAAGGAGGGAGAGAAAATATGGAATGAGCAAGCAGGAAGGAAGGGTTGACCATTGTCCCACCTTCCCAGTTTGAGCTTGGCAATGACTGCAACACGGGGAACATGTCACCAAAATcataatctaaaacaaaaaaaagaaaaggagggaTAACAttgaaaattagaaaaagtctgactgaagaaacaaaagacaGATGAGTCTGAATATGACagagaaacagtaaaataacatgATACATGGAATGTGAAACAACTAAACCAATGAGGgtaaaaaaatgagaaatgggaACTAAAACAGGGAACTGGCTCAGTGCTTTGTGGGGGCTGAGCGCTGCAATTACCCCAGTGAAGGTATTCTGCCACCATCGGTGAgcatatgaaataaaatacagtcaTATGAAGAAATGATAGCACAACCCATGACAGCCTGGATGTTTAGCTAACATCTTTTGACATATATTTATCACTAATTGTAAAaatacagggaaaaaaaatcaactaattaaaaaagaaaaacaaaggaatagtttaaaatttctgccaaatctataaaaaaaaaacatttctggtgatgaataaattaaagcaaCCCCACATTACTTCTAATTTCAAATGGCTGAAACACTCCTAGTTGTTACATTTGGTGAATATGATTAGAACATTCAaagtcagcattttttttacccTGTTGAATAAACCTCATATATTTAACTCTGTAAAATGATAAGGCATATATAGAAAAACCCTAAAATGTCATCAGTGGATGTAGAAGTGAATATCTATACAATGAGAAAGAAAACTTCGTTCtccaagaaaaacatgaaggcCAGACTGAAGTTTGCCAGAAAGAACGTAGACAAAGAGGACGACTTCTGGTACAATGTTCTTTAGACAGATGAACCAAAGGCAGAATTAAATATTGCCCAGTCCTACtttaagcataaaaaaacaaaaatgaaaatcagtcTGCATCTCACTGCCAGGTTTTACTATACTAATTTAGGTAAAGACGTATAGTAAGAAACAGGGTGAGTAGACAAAATACAGCATGCTCTACCTTCACTGGAGGGAGCTATGGCGCTGTCGTCCCACTCCAGGTTGGTGGAGGTCAGGGAGGTAAACGAGTGCAGAGACAAGCTGTCCGAGCTGGGGAGCCTTTCCTCGAAGTCCAGCAGGTTGTGCGGTTTGTAGTACTCTGGCATGTATGGAGCTACATCCAGGTAGGGCACATCCTAAACCAGGAACAGGCGTCTGACAAGTTAAGGACACAGATGACTGCAGTGTGTGATAATGTTGTGATTAAACTTATGCTGACCAGCTCCAGATCAAAGCGAATGAACTCCAGGCCGGACACCAGTGTAAGGAACAGCGTAAGGTGGTCGTGACTGCAGACCAATGCATTTCTACAAATCAAAGACATTATGATTTAAGGCACTTAATACATATGAAGTGAACAGTAAAAGTCCAAGCAGAAAACTTTAACAGCAGTCACatgcatttcttaaaaatggtaataaaaaaaaaaaaatcttaacataCTTGAAGTAATACTTCTGTAACAATCCTTGATTCTCTTGGAAGAGGCGCAGATAGCTTTCTAAAGAGCTCTCACTCAACGCCAGGTACAACCATGCTCGACCTGCACAGAACAGTTGAAGCCTTCT
It encodes:
- the plekhm2 gene encoding pleckstrin homology domain-containing family M member 2 isoform X1; this encodes MDQLKVKDRILENISMSVKKLQSYFAACEDETPAIRNHDRVLQRLCEHLDHALLYGLQDISSGYWVLVVHFTRREAVRQIDELQHIATNLGRSRAWLYLALSESSLESYLRLFQENQGLLQKYYFKNALVCSHDHLTLFLTLVSGLEFIRFDLELDVPYLDVAPYMPEYYKPHNLLDFEERLPSSDSLSLHSFTSLTSTNLEWDDSAIAPSSEDYDFGDMFPVLQSLPSSNWEEGDLTDQASCPRSTGSDPQTVVSDTVVVTSTAVGKTVARLSPNSPTSRHNPFNEDSDTNTSADVTPVHAASRRNTTEDETEVNGNELEVIRMAKRKKPAKKRRGRGSTDSSSSIHASLSSEHEEIVNHSMSQEVDSINSTVALLDSEGEQSRSRVGSVIVEEGGEEGVEGLLRLPEMTDTSMDTVGQPLRDVMERLNGSWVPPEEQDHNQSCDQRSLTPVQQPFRNDSEGKPPDPTPQETFDSSLADRPDCLQTSSVSADLCCITTDSTDSADTSGGHNDSTEQSQSQTLSGSLEDEEEAEEPAGRKLHMKEEEEEETVEGDSAGRTSVTEETEQQEKLSPSEISHPAEFKVDNNHLLLLMIHVFRENEEQLFRMLRMSTGHMEGDLQPLYLLLTDCYIYLLRKGAAEKPYTVEDAVSYNELDYLSVGLDQQTIALVCTNRRRKFLLDTADGSLTVWFLSVLKSAMVHGCREPPYPAVLTDATMEKLALNKFVSQECHCEVSEVSIQLYSLVHWEDPMDMTMSPQGGTPTSGVPSNIKEGSLQYRAGITYLGKEMWKSCYVILGKGVLYLYAERTDVTPLMSVTLGGEHCGGCRRSNNTERPHAFQVILTERPPLVLSANNEQDMAEWMQLLCQSVSKGVIPQGVAPTPCIPCCLVVTDKRLLTCHQDCQTSFFRSLGSVDICDVTTVSLESDKEYCVIEFAADRTQFLPPWVLYFSGCEERDRLLNALNKTWKDIFQVDLPHHELLDPLVQKRCGEALELMKSAWQRADSLARGRAQREPWC
- the plekhm2 gene encoding pleckstrin homology domain-containing family M member 2 isoform X2, translated to MDQLKVKDRILENISMSVKKLQSYFAACEDETPAIRNHDRVLQRLCEHLDHALLYGLQDISSGYWVLVVHFTRREAVRQIDELQHIATNLGRSRAWLYLALSESSLESYLRLFQENQGLLQKYYFKNALVCSHDHLTLFLTLVSGLEFIRFDLELDVPYLDVAPYMPEYYKPHNLLDFEERLPSSDSLSLHSFTSLTSTNLEWDDSAIAPSSEDYDFGDMFPVLQSLPSSNWEEGDLTDQASCPRSTGSDPQTVVSDTVVVTSTAVGKTVARLSPNSPTSRHNPFNEDSDTNTSADVTPVHAASRRNTTEDETEVNGNELEVIRMAKRKKPAKKRRGRGSTDSSSSIHASLSSEHEEIVNHSMSQEVDSINSTVALLDSEGEQSRSRVGSVIVEEGGEEGVEGLLRLPEMTDTSMDTVGQPLRDVMERLNGSWVPPEEQDHNQSCDQRSLTPVQQPFRNDSEGKPPDPTPQETFDSSLADRPDCLQTSSVSADLCCITTDSTDSADTSGGHNDSTEQSQSQTLSGSLEDEEEAEEPAGRKLHMKEEEEEETVEGDSAGRTSVTEETEQQEKLSPSEISHPAEFKVDNNHLLLLMIHVFRENEEQLFRMLRMSTGHMEGDLQPLYLLLTDCYIYLLRKAEKPYTVEDAVSYNELDYLSVGLDQQTIALVCTNRRRKFLLDTADGSLTVWFLSVLKSAMVHGCREPPYPAVLTDATMEKLALNKFVSQECHCEVSEVSIQLYSLVHWEDPMDMTMSPQGGTPTSGVPSNIKEGSLQYRAGITYLGKEMWKSCYVILGKGVLYLYAERTDVTPLMSVTLGGEHCGGCRRSNNTERPHAFQVILTERPPLVLSANNEQDMAEWMQLLCQSVSKGVIPQGVAPTPCIPCCLVVTDKRLLTCHQDCQTSFFRSLGSVDICDVTTVSLESDKEYCVIEFAADRTQFLPPWVLYFSGCEERDRLLNALNKTWKDIFQVDLPHHELLDPLVQKRCGEALELMKSAWQRADSLARGRAQREPWC
- the plekhm2 gene encoding pleckstrin homology domain-containing family M member 2 isoform X5 — encoded protein: MPEYYKPHNLLDFEERLPSSDSLSLHSFTSLTSTNLEWDDSAIAPSSEDYDFGDMFPVLQSLPSSNWEEGDLTDQASCPRSTGSDPQTVVSDTVVVTSTAVGKTVARLSPNSPTSRHNPFNEDSDTNTSADVTPVHAASRRNTTEDETEVNGNELEVIRMAKRKKPAKKRRGRGSTDSSSSIHASLSSEHEEIVNHSMSQEVDSINSTVALLDSEGEQSRSRVGSVIVEEGGEEGVEGLLRLPEMTDTSMDTVGQPLRDVMERLNGSWVPPEEQDHNQSCDQRSLTPVQQPFRNDSEGKPPDPTPQETFDSSLADRPDCLQTSSVSADLCCITTDSTDSADTSGGHNDSTEQSQSQTLSGSLEDEEEAEEPAGRKLHMKEEEEEETVEGDSAGRTSVTEETEQQEKLSPSEISHPAEFKVDNNHLLLLMIHVFRENEEQLFRMLRMSTGHMEGDLQPLYLLLTDCYIYLLRKGAAEKPYTVEDAVSYNELDYLSVGLDQQTIALVCTNRRRKFLLDTADGSLTVWFLSVLKSAMVHGCREPPYPAVLTDATMEKLALNKFVSQECHCEVSEVSIQLYSLVHWEDPMDMTMSPQGGTPTSGVPSNIKEGSLQYRAGITYLGKEMWKSCYVILGKGVLYLYAERTDVTPLMSVTLGGEHCGGCRRSNNTERPHAFQVILTERPPLVLSANNEQDMAEWMQLLCQSVSKGVIPQGVAPTPCIPCCLVVTDKRLLTCHQDCQTSFFRSLGSVDICDVTTVSLESDKEYCVIEFAADRTQFLPPWVLYFSGCEERDRLLNALNKTWKDIFQVDLPHHELLDPLVQKRCGEALELMKSAWQRADSLARGRAQREPWC